In the genome of Phocoena sinus isolate mPhoSin1 chromosome 15, mPhoSin1.pri, whole genome shotgun sequence, the window GTGGGGCCTAGGCTGGGTGACGTTCAAGCATGGGACAGGGCCTCTGCTTAGAACCTGCACGGAAGGCGAGAGGATGCCCATcaaaaggagggcctctggagtgtggagttcagGAGTTTGGAGGTgcggccctgagtgagggtgtgtgggtggggtttaggcccagcacattggagggggtctctgagtgtagaggtagggccctgggtgtgggtgtaggggcggggctttGGTTTTGCGGGGCAGGAGGGAGACTCCAAGGGCAGAGGTttaggcccaggagcccaacaggcttcctggtgcctaagtggacagggaaagcccCAGCCctgttcccttccattccttcacactcctcccccaccatctcccccagggtctcgCCTGTCACTGCTGGACCCCAAACTGTGGGTGGGtcctgctgggtgtaggaactcctcccttcccccagccacccctcaggggtgttGGTCTcagaggtctggcctttacttttgctcccccttccctccctcccactccctcaggatcCTCGTGGCTAGAGGAGGCCTAGGTGGGCAGAAGATCAGGCCCAAGGTCTCAGCAAGTTCCTGGTggtccaagtgggcaggggaaacctggcaaTGCtctcttttgatcctctgccctcccaatggtaCCCCAATTTCCTCCTTTGGGCGTGGGATCCCTTTACCTCCCCCAGTCACCCCTCAGGGGCATCAGTCctgtcctgcctccacttctcctcccccttcactccccccacgcCCCATGTCATACCCAGTAGCTGGGGATTCCTTCCGTCActttaggtgtctgtggtcccccaccagtgcctggtatgtgtcctagttgtgaggagatacGGATTCTGCCtcctcctagtatgccatcttCACTCATGATGTTTTTGAATTAAGTAGCTATTGGGGTGTGAAGTGGTGGGAAGGAGGATAAAACTGAAGTATTTTGTTAATGCCTCATGGAGACTCAAGGAGAAATGATGAAGCTTCCATCAGCATCTTTATTGCTGATACATGGGAATATGTTTGTGTTGGAGGGGGTCTCTCATCTCATTAATATATATGAAGTCTTTACAGAGGGGTGGGCACAGTCACTCACTCCTTCATTTATGTCCTCCTTCATGGGTCCAAATCCTTTGGAAAAAATTATAGACCCAAGGAAGATGCAGTCCACTTAATGTGTCCTTGTTTAACAACTATTGAAATGATTCAGTCTACTTGATTAGTGCTGTTTTGTAGATATTACTTCTGACCGATGcatgtcattctttcaaaatatCCCCTGCTCCTTGTGTTCTACTAAGTGATTTTCCTGGACATCATTTTACATGCACTTTTTCTCACTAGCAATGAAAGCTGTCTTTAAGGTGGCTGGTCTCTCCTTAACCTGTTAAAGATTCTTGTGCCTGATGATTATGAGGTTGAAATTGCCATTTGTGTAACAGGTCAAAAATGTTGAATATCAGACATTTCATATTGTTCAAACTTTATTTGCTGGAGCTAGAGATTCACGGAGAATATAAAGAACAGCCTGAAATATGTAAACAACCTTctctttgtcattttattttctgttctcccACAAAGGAAACAGACAAGAGATAGAAAGAATCACATTAAGAGCATCTATACATGTGACACGATATTCCTGGCCATTGTGCACTACTTACCCCACCCTGGTTTTGCTCCCAGCTGAGGGGCGAGCGGTCGTGAGAACcaagagcaaaggaaaagaagagatgatGGTTTACACTTAAGATCCGGGCAGCCTCAGGCAATAGCTTTATTCTGATGGGCTGCTACCTCCTAACAGTGAAATGAGGATAAGTTCTCCCTCCTTTAAAGGGTTTTCTCTGAGAAAATAGGCTAGTATGGAAGTATTTCACACTTTGTACATCAAAGAAACAGAGCACATCTTAGACATCTGTAAAGACATTTGTGAAGTCACTCTAAACCACTGCCCCCAAAGAAAAAcagatagaaaatacaaaaacagcaaTCACAAAACCTCAGGTGTCTGTAGGTCTCCTTTGACCATAATCCAGGAGAAGACAGAAGAGCCTATAAGAGAGAACAAATCAAGGGGAATGAGAAAGGAGGAtgcttgcttttcttccttgcttATTCGGTTGCAAGCACTTTAATTGTGTTAGCTTATGAAAGCCTGCCAGCCATTCTACCATTATCCCATTTGACAGCGGAGGAGACTAAGACTGACAGAGGAAATAGAGCTTGCCCCAAGTGGAAGAGCTAGTCAAATGGCAGAGGAGTAGACTCAAAGCCAAGCTGGCTGACTCCAAAGTTATACCTCTTCCAAAATGATACATGGCTGCTCGCTCAGATCCAGGCAGGCAGCGGATTTGATGGGAGCACGGAAAGTATAGGGTTCTAGGTGGTGGCAGGGACTCCTCTCCACAACTTCTCTGACAATGCATCCCGTTCCTCCTCTCTCCAAGTTTTTCTCTAGCACATCAATGAAGCCATGTCCTTAATGGTCCTCAAAGAAACAATGGGGACCAGTGGGAGTAAATGGGGTGGGGAATACGGTATGTCACTGCCCTACCATACCATTGTCCTGCCCCACTTGAATGAACACATCATTGTGGGAAGAGAACCTAAAAGGTGTAGGTGTGCTTTTGAGAGAAACACTGTCTGCAAATGCCTCCAGTAAAGACACAGAATGTTATAGGACAGAGAGCATCGTCTTGGGGGTCAGGCAGCTATGCCATTTAATATTTGTGAGTTATTGGACATCTGAAAATGGGGATGATCATACCTACTTTGTAAGATTACTGGGAatcagcatctctctctctctcttttggtctcaggacctctttcacactgaaaaaaaattgttgggaACCAAAAAGAGCTTTTGCTTAGTTAGATATGCATTCTATCTATTGATATTAACCACATTATAAATTAAAACCAagacatcaaaaatatttattaatttatttaaaatttagaatacaTCTATTACATATTAACATCAAgaacatatatttcttaaaatcaatATCTATACATTCCCCCAAAAAACTTACAGAGaggagtggcattgttttacaacTTTGTAAATTGCTTTAACGTCTGGCTTAACATGAAActattcatagtattcccttGAAGCCACTTGAGCTGCCCAGGAGCTGAAGTCTGGGACCACATGGCCTAGCTCCGGGGCACATAGGCTGACTCTAGAAGCTCAGGATAAGGTTATGAAACTCCAGGGAGTTGGAGTGTGGAGCTCCAGAGAAACCTATGAAGACAAAGACCAGAAAAGAAAGAACCAGAGCCCACTAGGATTCCCCCTATTATCTCAGAAGATGGGAATCATTCCGGGCACCAGAATAGCCACACAAGGTACCAGGAAGCTGTATGGAAGGTGTTGTTAAAGACACTCCCCAATAAGGTCTTCAGAGTCCCCATGACTGATGCTCAGAACTTCAGCTTCTGGCGGTCCCACAATCCAGGAGTGCGCCCAGAGGAAACCATGCCATGGATCCGGAGTCCCTGCCACTGCCTCATCAAAAGCCCAATGACCAGGTTTATGGATCACTCTATTCTCAAGGACAGAAACTTCAGTCTGTATTGAGCAGGAAGTGTTTTCAGAAGGACAAGATAAACTCTGGATGGAGGGCAAAGAGGGATAGAGGGAGGTGTCCTGGTTCCAATGGCTGCCTAATGGGAGGAGGGGATTGAGAACACGGAATAAACAGATTGgactagaaaaaacaaaaaaaacccaaaaaaacccaaaaaacagccGGATTCTCTTATCTGCtcctgcattcaatctgttgctATACATTGTTTTGGTTGAAGTGTATAAAGAAAATCCAGCTTCAAACAGATTTACAGTTGGAAAAGTGAAGATGTCATGGGCTGTCTGAAAGGTGACCTCCAAGGGTTCTGGCACTATACTTTGAGAACAGCTGCTCTAAAGATTAAAAAGAGTGAATAAATACAAAGGGTTTACTCCCGTGCCAGGATACAGAGCAGACAGGTGCTCACTAAATTGTATGAGAAAATGTTACCTCCAAACTTCAGTGCATCTATATACATATGTCTAAGAAATGTGTCCCAAAAGAATTAATATATATCACAgtgaatatatatacatctaaCAACCAAGCAAGTGAATGAATGGGAGCATACCTACATACACATAAACGAAGATTTGAATTCCCTTGACCTTCCTTAGATCAGAATACTGACACCactttgcaaattattttaacaacattCTCTTGCCCACACACCTCTTAACTTCCACCggttttttttccattggaaaGGATGCATTATATTGGTCTGACCAATATGGTACCAGTGGTGGGCAATGCCCAGCACCTCTCGTTGTTCTGGATGcccttccttcctgtcctggGAATTCATGAC includes:
- the LOC116740442 gene encoding testis-expressed protein 49-like, yielding MGQGLCLEPARKARGCPSKGGPLECGVQEFGGAALSEAAQELKSGTTWPSSGAHRLTLEAQDKKEPEPTRIPPIISEDGNHSGHQNSHTRYQEAVWKVLLKTLPNKVFRVPMTDAQNFSFWRSHNPGVRPEETMPWIRSPCHCLIKSPMTRFMDHSILKDRNFSLY